Within the Streptomyces sp. NBC_00353 genome, the region GGACCGAGCCGGGCCGCGGCGGCGAGATCCAGCTCACCGACGCCCTGCAACTGCTCGCCGAGGACGAGAAGATCGGCGGCCCCGTGCACGGCGTTGTCTTCAAGGGCCGCCGCTATGACACCGGTGACCGGGGCGACTACCTCCGCGCCATTGTCAGACTCGCGTGCGAACGTGAGGACCTGGGCCCGGACTTCCGGACCTGGCTCCGCAGTTTCGTCACCGAGGAGATGTAACACGTTGAGCAGCCCGATCTGGTCGGTGGACGAGCACCTGGAGGACATCCTCGCCGCGGTACGGCCGCTCGAACCCATCGAGCTCCAACTGCCCGAGGCCCAGGGCTGCGTCCTCGTCGAGGACGTCGTGGTGGAGATCGCCCTGCCGCCCTTCGACAACAGCTCGATGGACGGTTACGCGGTCCGCGTCGCCGATCTCGAGGGCGCCAGCGAGGAGTTCCCCGCGGTGCTCACGGTCATCGGTGACGTCGCGGCGGGCAGCGACGGACTCTCCGGTGACCAGACCGTCGGCCCCGGCGAGGCCGCCCGCATCATGACCGGCGCCCCGCTGCCGGCCGGTGCGGAAGCCGTCGTGCCGGTCGAGTGGACCGACGGCGGTACGGGCGGCGGCCCGGCGGACACCATGCGCGCCCACAGCCACGCCCCGCAGGACTCGGGCGGCGAGGTCCGCGTCCATCGCCCCGTCGCGGCCCGCGCCCATGTCCGGGCCCGCGGCAGCGATGTGCAGCCCGGCGATCTGGCCCTGCGGGCCGGTTCGGTCATCGGGCCGCCGCAGATCGGGCTGCTCGCCGCGATCGGCCGCTCCACCGTGAAGGTGCGGCCCCGGCCGCGTGTCGTCGTCATCTCCACCGGCAGTGAACTGGTGCAACCGGGTGAGAAACTGACGGGTGGTCAGATCTACGACTCGAACAGCTTCGCGCTGACGGCTGCCGCGCGCGACGCGGGAGCCATCTCCTACCGGGTCGGCGCCGTCACCGACGACGCCGACATGCTCCGCGCCACGATCGAGGA harbors:
- the glp gene encoding molybdotransferase-like divisome protein Glp, encoding MSSPIWSVDEHLEDILAAVRPLEPIELQLPEAQGCVLVEDVVVEIALPPFDNSSMDGYAVRVADLEGASEEFPAVLTVIGDVAAGSDGLSGDQTVGPGEAARIMTGAPLPAGAEAVVPVEWTDGGTGGGPADTMRAHSHAPQDSGGEVRVHRPVAARAHVRARGSDVQPGDLALRAGSVIGPPQIGLLAAIGRSTVKVRPRPRVVVISTGSELVQPGEKLTGGQIYDSNSFALTAAARDAGAISYRVGAVTDDADMLRATIEDQLIRADIVVTTGGVSVGAYDVVKEALSSVGDADEPGSGIEFRKLAMQPGKPQGFGSIGPEHTPLLALPGNPVSSYVSFELFVRPAIRTLMGLKDVTRPTVRATLKTDRTLSSPSGKRQFLRGTYDAEKGTVTPVGGSGSHLIAALAQADALIVLPEDVTSAESGTVTEVILLR